A single region of the Metarhizium brunneum chromosome 6, complete sequence genome encodes:
- the TRYP_13 gene encoding Trypsin: protein MVPKAAVTLVVAFSAVLAAAAATTNKRIIGGEVAKEGDFPFIVRLQYGDDTSILCGGTLLDSITVLTAAHCNLKDITSVRAGSLDKDTGGVVAQVGSRLRHPDYVLNGHHNDIAILKLSTPIQASQTIGYAKLPASGLNPVIGSTAVAAGWGSTVELLGTVSDKLRRVTLPVDAPDECFDLEIDAGKGFQNHLDTRVCAGERGKDTGRGDSGGPLIDQETRQLIGVTSSVPLGAQYGRGFYTRVSSFIPWINQNLGDSGIDPRRVTGYM, encoded by the exons ATGGTACCCAAGGCTGCTGTTACACTAGTTGTCGCGTTTTCTGCTGTCttagcagcagcagcggcaactactaataaaagaattattGGCGGAGAAGTGGCCAAGGAAGGCGACTTTCCATTTATTGTCCGTTTACAATATGGCGACGATACTTCGATATTATGTGGAGGAACTTTACTAGACAGCATAACAGTTCTTACGGCTGCTCATTGTAATCTCAAAGATATTACCAGCGTGAGAGCAGGGAGCCTG GATAAAGACACAGGAGGAGTAGTGGCACAAGTTGGATCCCGATTGAGGCACCCGGATTACGTGCTTAACGGGCACCATAATGATATTGCTATCTTGAAATTATCAACTCCGATTCAAGCGAGCCAGACAATTGGCTACGCAAAGCTACCAGCGAGCGGCTTAAACCCAGTAATTGGTTCTACCGCAGTAGCTGCAGGCTG GGGGTCAACGGTAGAATTACTTGGAACTGTATCCGACAAACTTCGCAGGGTCACTCTTCCTGTTGACGCTCCCGATGAGTGTTTTGACTTGGAGATTGATGCAGGTAAAGGATTTCAAAACCATCTAGATACAAGAGTGTGCGCTGGTGAACGGGGCAAGGATACAGGCCGAGGGGATAGCGGTGGTCCTCTTATTGACCAGGAAACGAGACAATTAATCGGTGTCACGTCGTCTGTTCCTCTTGGTGCTCAATATGGCCGCGGCTTTTATACTAGGGTTAGCAGCTTTATCCCGTGGATTAACCAAAATCTTGGGGACTCGGGGATTGATCCGCGCCGTGTAACGGGCTATATGTAG
- the scon-3_1 gene encoding E3 ubiquitin ligase complex SCF subunit scon-3, translating to MNSRLKAPSILRKVFQWCKRHRDTRTTTRRMWDQKYMQVNRAHVMEITQAAWYLGIDRLWRLGCKIVALEMRDKSAEEKIREYLNATNNFTLELKAEICLQYVWPTDGRDSVMKMLTWAFNQPSLFQM from the exons ATGAATTCCAGGCTAAAGGCACCATCAATCCTTCGGAAGGTCTTTCAGTGGTGCAAGCGGCACAGGGACACACGCACCACCACCCGGAGAATGTGGGATCAGAAGTACATGCAGGTTAACAGGGCCCATGTTATGGAAATCACACAG GCCGCGTGGTACCTTGGCATTGAccgactttggcggcttggCTGCAAGATTGTGGCTTTGGAAATGAGAGATAAATCTGCGGAAGAGAAGATTCGTGAGTATTTGAATGCCACCAATAATTTCACCCTCGAGCTGAAAGCAGAAATCTGCTTGCAGTATGTGTGGCCGACAGACGGGCGCGACAGCGTCATGAAGATGCTTACTTGGGCATTCAACCAACCATCGTTGTTCCAAATGTAG
- the TRYP_14 gene encoding Trypsin, whose protein sequence is MAHKVAMMLALAVSALSATAATIEKRTAGGEDVKDGELPFMVSLQGQRGGHRCGGALVDSTTVVTAAHCVSGTYSIKAGTANISTDGVVVNVKSRHEHPDYVLGNPGSPYAVNDIGVLKLETPVERSDTIDYVTLPADGSDPVPNSIAIGAGWGYQPDITPWPKQLSKVAMPVRDREVCFNLSPEGLSGRTTVICVGGDGKALCDKDSGGPVIDQDTRQLIGVVSFGLGRWPCTPKNPMVCTRVGNYISFIKKYL, encoded by the exons ATGGCTCACAAGGTTGCCATGATGCTAGCCCTCGCGGTTTCCGCTCTTtcggcaacggcagcaaCTATTGAAAAGAGGACTGCCGGCGGAGAAGATGTCAAAGATGGTGAACTTCCCTTCATGGTCAGTCTCCAAGGACAACGCGGTGGCCATAGATGCGGAGGGGCCTTGGTGGACAGCACTACTGTTGTTACTGCTGCCCATTGCGTTTCGGGCACCTACTCGATAAAGGCGGGAACGGCG aaTATATCAACCGACGGCGTCGTTGTAAATGTCAAGTCTCGCCACGAACACCCTGATTATGTACTTGGTAACCCTGGAAGTCCTTATGCCGTCAATGACATTGGCGTCTTGAAGTTGGAAACTCCGGTTGAGAGGAGCGACACGATTGACTATGTGACACTGCCGGCGGACGGCTCGGACCCTGTGCCCAACTCAATCGCCATAGGTGCCGGCTG GGGCTATCAACCCGATATAACGCCTTGGCCCAAGCAACTCAGCAAGGTTGCTATGCCTGTCCGCGACCGCGAGGTCTGTTTTAACTTATCTCCTGAGGGTTTATCTGGTAGAACTACGGTTATATGTGTTGGTGGAGATGGCAAGGCTTTATGTGATAAAGACAGCGGCGGTCCTGTTATTGACCAGGACACGCGACAGCTTATTGGTGTCGTGTCATTTGGTCTCGGCCGCTGGCCATGCACTCCTAAGAATCCCATGGTGTGCACGAGAGTCGGCAACTACATCTCTTTTATTAAGAAGTATCTTTAG